A genomic window from Silene latifolia isolate original U9 population chromosome Y, ASM4854445v1, whole genome shotgun sequence includes:
- the LOC141632395 gene encoding uncharacterized protein LOC141632395, with amino-acid sequence MPFGLINVGATYQRTTTTLLHYMMHKEVEVYVNDMMVKSRERSGHLGALQNFFERLRKYNMRLNPQKCAFGVTSGKLLGHVVPLKVIKGRAVVDFLTDNPIEKTEVVDTWSFSDEDLVHVENDIWDLYFYGASNYMGYGVGILLISLIGEHLLVSIKLDFNVTNNATEYEACLLGLRSALDLGVKKLLVHGDSSLVINQVGGSWKIKSQSLALYQTKIEELEKYFEDIQYVHLPREENQFADALSKLAALINIPDHIDSIPIYVERRSSPAYVNAIDNAEECETEPWYTAILKFKETGEYPPDLDTRRMRALRMLSAQFIRTD; translated from the exons GATAAATGTCGGGGCGACGTACCAGAGAACGACAACGACGTTGCTACATtatatgatgcacaaagaagttgaagtTTATGTCAATGACATGATGGTCAAGTCAAGGGAACGTAGTGGCCATCTTGGGGCGCTACAAAATTTTTTTGAAAgattgcgaaagtacaacatgagactgaatccGCAGAAGTGTGCTTTCGGGGTTACCTCTGGCAAACTGTTAGGTCAtgtc GTACCTTTGAAAGTgatcaagggaagggcggttgtCGATTTCCTCACCGACAACCCAATCGAAAAAACAGAAGTCGTCGACACTTGGTCATTTTCCGACGAAGACCTGGTTCATGTCGAGAATGACATATGGGATTTGTATTTCTATGGAGCATCGAACTACATGGGATATGGAGTGGGCATTCTTCTTATCTCCCTGATAGGTGAACACTTGCTCGTGTCCATCAAGCTTGATTTCAATGTAACGAACAACGccactgaatatgaagcatgtttgCTTGGTTTACGTAGTGCTCTTGACTTGGGTGTGAAGAAGTTGTTAGTACATGGAGACTCGTCCcttgtgatcaatcaagtgggtgGGTCATGGAAAATTAAGAGCCAAAGTTTGGCCCTATATCAAACCAAAATCGAAGAATTGGAAAAGTACTTCGAGGATATTCAATATGTTCACCTCCCgagagaagaaaatcagtttgcagatgcGTTGTCCAAGCTAGCTGCCCTGATCAACATTCCTGACCACATAGACAGTATTCCAATATATGTCGAAAGAAGATCGTCACCTGCCTATGTGAATGCAATCGATAATGCCGAGGAATGTGAAACTGAACCCTGGTACACAGCCATTTTGAAATTCAAGGAAACAGGAGAGTATCCTCCCGACCTTGACACGCGTCGGATGCGCGCCCTGCGAATGTTATCCGCCCAATTCATTAGGACcgattga